TGTCTCATGGCGCTCGCTTCACCTTCGCGGTCGGCGACGTTTCGCAGTGCATCAACTTCCGAGGCCGTCAGGCGGGGCGCTACTTCGGTGTCCCGCTTGGGCAGAAAGTGGAGAACCGCCAAAACTCCTGCGACGACAAGACCAGCAAAACCAATGAGGGCGCCGGGATGACCGGGGGACTCGGAATACGCGATCACAAGGCAGCTGACGACGAGGACCAGCACAAATACGGACAGACGAATGCCTTTCACGATGAGCTCCCTTCTACGGCACCGGATGGATCAGTGCCGAGAGCATGTCCAGTCATGGTGAGGGTCTCGGTGGAAGAATTCGAGACCGTCAGTGTCGCTGTTTGTGTTTGCGCGGCGCTGGTGATGGGGATGTGGACGGCCAGTGCGATCGTTGCGATTATTGCTGTCCATCGTTTTTGCATGGAGTCTCCATTTCGCGCAGGGGTCGTCCGTAGTGGGAAGGTGGCAGGCTATGGGGGGCGAGGCCTGGCGCTATTCGTGTTGTTAGGCCCGCTTGAGAAGTAGCCCACCGACGGAGATTGGATGCGTGAATCCCGCCGTTGTGGGTTACGCGGCTGCGGCCGGTGCCGGGCGGGGCCCCGACGGCCAGGGGCCCTCGATGACCAGGGGCTCAGGGCAGCCAGATCGCCGCTCGCCGCGGAGACGGGTAGGTCATCTCCAATGGCGGCGAGGCCGAAGGGAAGCATCAATGACAGGGTAGCGCCAACAACTCCAAACAACTCGCTGAGGTGCAGGTATGGCGCTTTTTGGCACCCCCCGGCCACAATAGTTGTTGCAGAGTTGTTGCGGCGGGTGTTTTCCGGCGCCTCAAACAACTTCCTGGGGAAATGCAGGCTGTGGTCTGTAGACTTTGCGCCATGGAGTACGCAGCGGGCAGCCGCTACAGGGCGCAGCTACCGCCAGAACTCGAGGAGGCACTCGAGACGATCTGGCTGGGGAGCCCGGCAGGCGAGGTTGAGTCCGAAACAGTTGAGATCAAAGAGGACCCGAGCCGCACGGTGCACAGCTCCCACGGCAAAAAAATCGGAGGAAACCCCGCCGCGGCACTTACGGAGAAGCTTATCGACGAGGCGATATGCCTCGCGAACGGCGAAGCTGCAACGGGGCATATCGTCGTGGGCATCAGTGACAAGGTGGGCGGCCCCGATGGTTTTACCGGCACCGACCTCGACACCGACTGGATCGAGAGAAAGATCTTCGGGGGAACGAGACCGAATCTCAGAGTGGAAGCGTCGGCCGTCGATTTCCGCGGCAAACGGCTCGTGGTCATCCGCGTACCGGAGGCCTTGAGCCTGTATACGCGCACCGATGGCCGCGCAAAGCGAAGGCGGCACACAGACTGCGAGACGCTCAGCGAGCAAGAACGCACAGCTATCGCCCGCGAGCGAGCAAACCCCGATTACTCCAACGGCGCATCGCCTTTTGCGGTCGAGGACCTGGAGCTGGCGGTCATCGATGAAGCGCGACGTCTGGTCAGGGCGAAGCGAAGCCGTACCGACGGCACCTCCTTCGCCCCGAGCACAACTATTGGGTTGCTCCGCGAGCTGGGTTTGGTGCATGGGGACGGACAAAGTCTGAAACGGGCGGCCGACATTCTCCTGCGGGCGGCGGAGCCTCCGTCCCTGACGGTTCAGTACCTGTGGCGCCCCATTGTTGGGGCGGACCCGCAAGTGACGGAGATCAGCCAGCCTCTCATCGTGGCCTTACCGCAGTTGCGCCGATTGATCGGGGAGCGCGCCTCGCAAGAGATTGAGCGGGTGCATTTTGCCGATGGGCAGGAAACAGCAATCCCGCGCTTTCCCGCTCAGGCGATCGATGAGGCTGTCACCAACGCGTTCATTCACCGGGATTGGCAGCTCAGCCGTCCTGTGGTCGTTGACCAGTCTC
This is a stretch of genomic DNA from Corynebacterium auris. It encodes these proteins:
- a CDS encoding ATP-binding protein gives rise to the protein MEYAAGSRYRAQLPPELEEALETIWLGSPAGEVESETVEIKEDPSRTVHSSHGKKIGGNPAAALTEKLIDEAICLANGEAATGHIVVGISDKVGGPDGFTGTDLDTDWIERKIFGGTRPNLRVEASAVDFRGKRLVVIRVPEALSLYTRTDGRAKRRRHTDCETLSEQERTAIARERANPDYSNGASPFAVEDLELAVIDEARRLVRAKRSRTDGTSFAPSTTIGLLRELGLVHGDGQSLKRAADILLRAAEPPSLTVQYLWRPIVGADPQVTEISQPLIVALPQLRRLIGERASQEIERVHFADGQETAIPRFPAQAIDEAVTNAFIHRDWQLSRPVVVDQSPRTLKIWSPGSLPPGVDKEHLLTTQSVPRNSRLMAAMRALGLAEESSRGFDRMWSAMIGSGRDVPVVRAEDTFVEVILSAGTPDVGFITMLHKLEATVPAEVVSNVNTLIVLKRLWDAPRITRAQVESLTQVSAPEAAELMETLQEHGIVKRLGGSHEWAAGAAVATPAESTADDDLPSVPAIEWLRSKLAQGEPVYAADAAEALGLERSTVTQLLRQLRQDGVARIDPSGPQRGPRTKWIGVVGR